CAcatcaaaacacagaacaaagcaGAGTATTATTCacatctgcatttcactgtttttcttttctttcacataAAACAAGATTTCCTTTTCTCTGAGCTGACTACCTCTGGAATTtatctcccttttttctttctctttttttcttgacAAAGTAAAAGGGCATAAAACTGACCTATTTTAAGTTAAATACAATTGAATGTTATCAAGAGGACTCAGGTCACTTGCAAGAGATGTAAGAACACAAGAATGATATCGTGAGCCACCTGGAGATAGCGGTTCTTTAGAGAATCCAATCTCTTCTCTAAATTACCAGTTGACAATAAACAACCAGACACACAATCACGGTACCTTGTGCATTCTTCCCAAGACCTCTTCCAGGGACGTAACCCATCTTCTGGAGAAGCTTCTGCCCAATTCCCTTTGTGTGTCTCTCCCAGCTGCCAAAATCCACGAAAGACTTTGTCCCCCCTACAAAGCCTTTCTGACTAGGCTTGAAATTACCAccctgtgaaaacaaacaaacaagtaaatcCCACATTACCTTAGAGCATCATAATAACCACGCTTGGGATAACTTCACTCAAAAAGAACGTTCTTCCCAGAATCAGTTCAGCTGTCACCACACTGCACAGCTCACTGGGGCACGACTTGTGCCTCCACCTGAGCTGCCGGACATCTAAGGAGTTTCCCAAAATTCCTTGGATGGAAAAGGAAAGTCCTGACAAGCTGCTGGTTATTAGGCTCTACCACCAGACTTCAGCTGAGCCTGATTCCTGATTCTTTCTGTGTATGGTAATTGAATATAAGAGTTTGATTTTTAGTCTATAGCATGCCTGGATTTGTCATACTGTtctgtgagattaaaaaaaagtctttgaaagGCAGGAAACCATTCTTTTACTGTAACCTCAGTTGACCAAAGGGAATATTAaggaagataaaatggcctcaaaggGCTGATGTTGCCAAAGACACACAACTATACATCAGAATAGCGAGAAAACACCTGCTTGGTTTGGTTCTCTGGTTTTAATTATCTGTCCCTTTCTTGAGTGCTCTATTAATGTTTCGGCACCTTTGACTACAGCCTAAGTTTCATAAATGCATTACACAGAACTGAAAACTTCCTGGAAAACTCACAGTTTTTAGCTTCTTTGGCACAAACTCTTTAGGGATTTCTTCCTGCTTAATGGGCTTTTCATCTTCATCGGAGTCTTCCTCTGACATATCCTCAGCTGCTGACTTTTTCAGCCCGGCGCTGATGAAGTTCACGGGGGCCGAGTAATCCCTGGAGCTACATCAAAATGAGACTTGAGCGTAAATTCTGCTCCAGTGGACCCGTGCACATTCCTACACAAGCCCAGGGTCTACTATCGTAGAATCACTTTGGCTGgagaagcccctcaagatcatcaagtccaactgttaccccaaccctggcactaacccacatccctgagaacctcatctgcccaaccctccagggatggtgactccaccactgccctgggcagcctgttccaatgcctgacagccctttggggaagaaattgttcccaagatccaacctcaacctcccctggtgcaacttgaggccatttcctctcaccctGTCACTTGTTCCTTAGGATCAGAGCCCagctcccctggctccaagctcctttcaggcagttcagagatcagagggtctcccctcagctcctgttctccagctgaaccccccaggtccctcagctgctctccatcacacttgtgctcaagCCCCTTCCcgagctctgttcccttctctgaactcacttcagcacctcaagggctttttttGGCGTGAGGGGTCCaaaattgaccccaggattcgaagCTTGGCCTCCCCGGTGCCCAGCccaggggatggtcactgccctaagtttgctggccacactattttaaTTACTGTGCCTTAGACCCCACGGCCGCCCCTGTCCCGGGCTGGGCTGTTCGGTTTGGCGGTTACAGCCTGGAACCCCCCACAGTACGGGGCCACCACCCGGGCCCTGCCGGCCCCCCGGGCCGGGCACAACCGGGACCGCCTGGGCCCCCTTCCCCTGCCCGTACCGCTTGCCGCCGAAGCTGGGCCGCTCCTCGTCCGAGTCGCGCTCGGCCCACACGCCGTAGGTCGCCTCCTCCTTGCTCTGCCGGTGCCGCTGCCGGTGGGGGTTGAACTCGTTCTGCAGGTCCCAGTCCGACACCTCGAAGTTCTCCATCTCCACGCCATCCTCCCCGTCCGTACCGTACAGGTGCGACATCGACATGGCGCCCGCGGGAATCCGGCCCGGCCCACACACGGACACCCGGTGAACCGGTCCCACTCCTCCCGCCGCTCCCGATTGCGCCGCTTCCGCCCGGAAATGAACCGTCTCCTTCCTAAGCCACGCCCCCAACCATAGAGCTGGGGCCGCTCTGGCCGCTGCGCCTCTATGGTTGGGCGGCCTGCACCGAGGGTGGAGGACCAGAGAGGGAGAGCAGAGCCCGGCTATTAAAACACCATTTTAATCATGTGCAAGGAGAGGAGGGGGCGGGCTCATATATTAACTCTGCAATAGCCTCTGTAAGTCACGGTGAAGGAAGGGGGGAGGCCACTGGCACGACAAAGGCTCCACAGGGGCAGGACACCCGCTAATTAGACACCGAAACGCGATTAACGAGTCCGGCCGTGGCACAAAACCCCTTCCCCGTGCACGGGAGCGGGTTCCCAGAGCCGGCTCCACCCGGCGCGGGACGTGCTCAGCCTTTGCAAATAAATGCAAATACATTCCGTGCGGCGGGCGTTTTGGCAATACAGGAGCAAGCAATATGCTTGGAGAACCGATTTCCACTGGTGCCCTTGCAAACTCTTCTTTGTTGGGCAACAAAAGGCCATTTGCAGcattctggaagaaaaagaaaacacacaggtGATGAGCAGGACCGGCCGCAGGTGCCCGATCCAGGGCTGTAAAGCaccaaaacagagcaaaaaataGAGACAGAAACCAGAACTGGGCACACAACTTCCATTCTCGCTCAATGCTTCCCATATTTTTTTTAGTGCAATATACTGCTTTTACGTAAAATGTGGCTTTTAAGGAGTAATTTTTACTAGAGAAAAATGTTACTGTATGTTTTAGCATAGAGGATAactgagaagagagagagaaaaacatctgATATATGAACAGCAGCTTTGTTTTCCCAAACCAGCAGCAGATGCAGCTGCTTTATCGTCCTGTCCCAGGCAGGGAGCGGCTCCATCAGCTCCACGTCCCCTTCGGAGCTCCCGTGGGGACAGGTGGTAACGACCCCCCCGCAGCGGCCGATTCCGATTTTGCTGAAATAAGCGCATTTCCAGAGCTCCGAAAAAGATTTTCCGATAAATCATCTCACATAACAGGTTAATCCACAGGCACGAGAAGTTACACAAGCAAAATGCTGCCCTGGGGCAATGTGGGTGGATTTGCCTGAgtcccaaaacaaagcacaaggtCTTACCTGGAAATCATTAATTTTCTTAGTGAGAAGACGATGTGTTCTGAGTCACCTAGAATAACCCAGAGACAGGAGGCTCAGCGCTAAGCTGCCATCTGCAACTCGCGCTGCGTTCCCCAAAGTGAGGAAAGGGAGCGTTTGGGACACAGAGAGCAGCACGAGCTGCCCAGCCCAAAACCGCCCGTATGAGGGAGGAAGGGACCAGGCGCCAAGCAGGGCAGAGCCCTCAAGGGACATCGGACTCTTACCTGCGGGTGACCTTTCAAAGTGGCTGGCGTTTTGTAATCCCCCTTTAAAACCTGTGGAAAAGAGAAGATTGGAGTGACCCTTCAGGGGTGGTAGCTCTGTGAACATCAGCAAATCCATCTCATTAACTGTGTCCTATGTCTCAGTGCACCTGAGCCAGCCAGAACACCCTGACAGGTGTTTGTTCTACATCCTGGTGCTATATTGGGGCAAAAGCAGGAGGTTTCCTCCTTCCTGACTGTAGGCAAAGACAGGGAGCCACTTCCTGCTGCGGTGGAGAACCAACacaagtgattctgcccctcagCCTGGGAGGGAAGAGTATTTTTGTCTTTACCATCATGCCAGTTctccaaattcaccccaaaatagTACTGAAAGGTCCGCATCAGAGACCCAAACTGTCCCTAACCCCGCCTAGGGCACAAGTTCACCCAAATCACCTGGAACAGGTCCCAGGAAGCAGGGAGAGCGAGGAGGAGCCATAAGAGCACAGCCCTCAAAGCATGGACCAGTCCCAGGGAAGCTCTTTGACCTTCCAGATCGGTGCTGCTACCCGCCTGCCTACCCTGCACACAGTGCCACAGGGACTGGTCCCACCACGATCCCCTGCTCCCACCAGCATGACAAAGGACACCACGTCCAAGGGCAGCATCACCGGGAGCACAGCAAAGCTCAGGGAGCCTCAGCCCAGGGAGGAACCATTTCCCCCCCAAAGCACACGGAACTCCCTCTAGTAAGCGCTGTctgtggctctgcagctgcttccagctctgctccacGGGCATGAGTcaatattccagaaaaaaaaaaagtcttctggtTTTGCGCAAATGCATTATGAGTTCTGCACTCCCCTGGGACCGCGGGAGCAACACAGGGACACGGCACCATCTGAGTGTCCTCCGGGGCCAGACTGACGTGTCTGGTGTTGCAGCTGCGCTCCCAGATAACACCAGCACACACCAGTAACTTCCACAGCCTGTTGCGAGAGCTGGGTTGGGTCAGGGAGGGACAGGGCAGCATCTGCCACAGCAGAAGAaatgatatcaccccaaaatcatcaCCAGCTTGGGCCATTCCAGACTAAACCTCCCGCACACATCTGGTTTGACATCATCTCTGTGTAACCATGTGTCTCTCGCTCCCAGGCTTCCAAAGGGGCATTTGTTCCTCTCCAGCTCTCTTCTGATCTGGTTCAGCACTTCTGCTCCAGGGGGCTCTAGGGGTGCAGGACCCCATCTCCAGGTCACCACCTGTCCCCACACTCACCCTGTGCGTGTTGTTGACCACCAAGGGGTCGGGGTGGCCGTAGTTGGGGGGGTTGGCGTAGGGGTCATAGCCAAGCCGGGCCAGCATCGGTGCGATATGAGCCATGTCCTGCAGCACGTCCCCCGGGATGTGCCCAATCCACTTCGACAGTGCCTCCATGTTCACTGGCTTGATAACCTGGTCTGTTGATCTTTCTATCCTGAGgaagaataataaagaaaaacaaaacaaaacaagacactaAGGTTGGATTTCACAGGTGTTCTGGGCTCAGACAGAAGAGCCACCTCAACATGTCACTTCCAAAGCCCAAGACAAGGGTGCAGCACAAACACCCATCGCCCTTCTCACTGCCCTCACCACTTGGGCATGACCAATTTACACAAAGACCATTTGTACAGTTTCCTTACACAACTGATTAAATTTGGCTAAGTTAGACTTAAGCCTCCATTTAGGAAATAAAGAGCATtaaaagaggagaggaaggtgggGGAAGGCAGCACGCTGGCACACAGCGGGAGTGCTGGGGTGTGTCTGCACCAAGCCGGTGTTTCCCTTACTCTGCAATACCAGCACCAAACCCAGCAAGAATTGCTGTTCACTGCTAAAAGCCGCTCATTAGCAGCAAAACTAATCACAGTGAGGAGGTATTTGAAGATGGGTGGAGAGAAGAGTCATTAAAGAGCTCACATTTCAGAGCAAGCAGTTCTTTTCAAATTAGGGACCAAAATCATTTCTGCACTGTCAAGAGATTAATAAAACAGTCACTTGCTCCCAAAATCCTTGCCTGAGAAGCTGCTCTGTTGGGTACAATGGATCACTGGTATTCAAGCTGTCTTCTACTCAGATACACAAAACCTATCACAGCAAAACCGTACATGCTGCGACTTCTGCCCCTGAAAGGCACGCGCAAACACCGCTGACGTGCCCCTGCCCCTGGTTTGAGCCTGGACCTGCTGTAGTGACACTAAACTGCTTCTTGGAAAGCCGAGGGCAGGAGCTGAGACACTCACTTGGAGAGCGACACCCCGCCGGGCTTGCCGATGAGCTCCTCATGGTGCAGCAGCGCGTCGCTCCAGGCGATGCCCAGGAAGGCTGTGACGGCGCGCAGGGAGCGCTCGGggtgcagcaccagctgctcataGTAGACGGGCAGGCAGCGCGCCCGGCCCAGCTCCAGGCACTGCGCGTACATCACCTCGATCGCCTTGTTCCACTTGCTCAGGCAGTCCCGGTAGCTGTTCAGGTCGAAGCCGGCGATCGTCACCTTCCGCGTGATCATGGAGTGGACGGACGCGCGGCCATCCCGAACCATCAGGAGGAATTTGGCATTGGGGAACAGCCTGGACAAGTAGACAGAGGACTTCAGTGTGAAGGGGTCCTTGTTGCACAGGTAGCGGGCTGGCTCGCCGTGCTTGGCGATCACCTCCAGGATAAAGGCCTGCATGGCGGAGTCCAGAACCTGGTCCGTCACCCCTGCCTCGTCCAGGCGCATCTTCTCCCGCCCTGACTTGGACCAGGCCTGCCGCATGGCCAGCACGCGGGGGATGATGCGGGTCTCCTCCCCACAGCGCACCTCGGGGTGCGCATCCAGCATGGCCCGCATCAGCGTCGTGCCACTGCGTGGGACCCCACCGATGAAGATCAGGGGCATCTCCTTGCTGTAGCGGTACTCGACGTGGTTGGAGTCCATCACGACTAGCTCCTCGCTCTCGGGTCGCATCAGCCTGTGTCTCCTCTCGCTCAAGACCTGCTGGCACTCCAGGACCTGCTGACCCAGGTGCAGGGTCACCATCACGGCCACCACCGAGCCCACTACCAGCAGCACCCTCCTCGTGGTGACCCgcatcctgctgtcccctgcaCAGGCTGCTGGCCGCGCTTCAGCGTCCAGCTACCGAGCGTTCAGCCCCACAGGcatctgtaagagaagcagagcaCAGTCAGGGCAGCAGAAGCCgcgacccagcccagcccagtgtCCAGCCCGGCTCCCCAGAGATGCTGACACCATCCCAGCCTTTCATCACCTTTTGCACTTATCAGCAGTTTCCAGGCCAGGTGCTTTCTACATAGAAGGTGACTAAAGTCTGCCTCAGTATACACCCAAAGAGATTGCTTCTGGGCTGTTTGTATACCCAGAATCACAGGTTTACAGCTGGAGCAACGCTTTACAGTTTACAGCTGGAGCAAAGCTCCAGGAATGCCTCAGAGAGGAAAAACCATGCGTACCCAGtcagtccttaaaaaaaaaaatctttggagaGAACTTCTTCCATCCCAGGTGAAGCCCAAACCCTCCCTGTAGTTCTCCTTCCTCCCAAAGCTGAGCTCGGGTCTGGTTCCTCACTTTTCTCAGCCACCTGCCTCCTTCCTGCATTCTCCTTAGTTTCCATGTGCTGTCacaggggaggggggaaaggtgaaatctgagaaaaacaaaagcatCGCATGCAAATGTTAAGGGTCTGAGTCAGGAGAAGCGGTTACCCATTACAACGAAACTCTGAGAAATTAATCCATCTGCAGGCCTACAGCAACACACAGAGTCAGCATTAAACGCCCTCTCTCCAGAGACTGACCTTACAGAAAAATCCTTGAAGGCTTCATCTGGCATTAAGATGTTTTGGGTTTTCTGTGTCCCGCCCGGATCTCAAGCAGGAAGGCGGCAGTTTCTGCAAGTCCCCTGCTCTGTGCCGAGCCGCGAGGGACTCCTGCACTCCCTGGCACTGCGTCCTCCCCTCGGCTCTGTTTGCAAGCCCGGGTTTTGCAATCCTCCTCTGGGCTTCCACGGTCTTTGTGATTATGTGGCCGGGGCGGGAGCTGAATGGAGTGAAGGAACGGGACGtccgtgtgttttgttttgctgacaGGCCAGAGAACTGCTCCAGAAAAACAGTTTCTCCTCTCGACTCTCTCCATGAAAGAGCACATTGAGCGGCGGCCGGTGCAAAGCCCTTTAGCTCAAAATTATTTTCGTGGCTCTTTAGAACCGTGGTTAACATCCTGGCCAACCTGGTTAACATACCACAGTTTAACGGTTCCAAATGTGTGCCCACATACCAGTATAACAGTCAAAAAGTCAAATGCCAGGCGATTTGTTTAGATGTAAATCAGAAGGAACAACAAACAGTTCTTGCATTTTTGCAGCACTAAGCACTAAGACCCATTAAAAAGATAAGTGCTCATCTGCTCCTTCCTGCTATCTTGATCTGTCTCAGTCACGTAAATATATTCAAATGTTCACCCTAAAAATAATTGCAAATGCCACAAGACCCATTTCAATGCATTGTAGCTGGAGCAGTCAGGATTTAAGGCCAACTGGAATAATTACAGCTCTGCAGACCAAGATGGGCTAATTAGCGGGAAAGCTCTGCAGTTTAAAAGGAGGCTGATAGAGCACAGAAGTGCTCTgttctttgcagaaaaaaaagacGCTTTAGAGTGAGTGCTTCTCACCAAGAtgctcccagcagctccagccccagtgTCACCAAAGGGGAACAAAGGAACTCGCTCATGTTGCTGGCTGGGAGCCGGTGGTGTCAGCAGCACCTGCGGGACAAAGCACCGTGTCCCTGGGATCGTCCAGCTGCCCCGGCAGGGCAGACAGCCTGGCTCCAAGAGCTTTCCGCTCCAGAAAGAAATAGGGAGCTCTTGGGGACTTCTAAGGCACATCAGAGTGGGACTGGGACCTGCTGCAGCTGGTGACAGGGAGCAGAAATCAAAGTTCCAGCAGCTGACCCTGGGCATTTCTCTGGAACTGCAGGACAGGGACAGGCTGTGACCCGCAGCCAGGGGCTCCATCCCCCATCACCATCAGGGCAAAAGAGCAGAGAGCGTGGAGGAGGACGAgtgctggtgacagtgacagcagaGCAGTGACAAACAAGGACACAGGAGGTGCTACAGGCAGAAAGTTTTCCTTATTTTGTATGCTGATCAGGTATTCATATAAACAAGGCTTAGGTCGTTTCTTGTCAGCTTGTGAAGGCAATACAATATTAACATGGTGTGCACAGACACATGAAATATTCACCAGCCCCTGCCCAGTGTCACCAGGGAACCCGCCCTCGGGCACTGCCATCCACTGTGCTTACCTTCCCGCAGTACAGACATGCTGCCGCTAGCCCAGCACCATGCTGGAATGCAGGTGGCCGCAAAAATACCTGAtgggaaagaaaagccacaatattaatttgtgtattttttcaCAGGCATCTGTGCGTGCGGTGACAAGCGGTGCTCTTCCTCCTTGGCACCTTCCCCTGTTGCAGTCACCCTCCCAGCCTGGGGATGGTGGTCCCGTTGAAGCTGGTGGTCCTGGGCAGTGCTGGCAGCCAGACACGGCAGACACTCATTGCTGGCAGTGCTGAGCCAGAAGGAGAAACTGACAGAAGCTGGAAGGCGGCTGCTCTTTTAGGAAATGAAGTCTCCTGGAAGGGAGAAGCCTcaggggacaggagcagctgGGATGTGGACAAGCCAGGAGACGACAGCCGGATCATGGCACAGTTCCATTGCACGCAAGTGACCGCCACAACAGCACATcccagaggcagcagctccagaGTCGCCCACCGCAGGCATTGGGACAAAGGCTGACATGGGGCACAAGTCAGACTGTGGTCAAGAGTCCCCAGAGCAGTCACAGCAAAGGGAGCCGGGCCCAGAGGACTGCCCGGGTCTGGCACGGTGACAGGAACACCAACCTCAGTGCCGGGAGCTGCCCGCACTGCCCCTTCGTGCACGATGGTATCCCAGCCTCAGAGGATGTTTTTGAGAACATTTCAAGGACAGACACTAATTGTTATTCCAGCCACCCAGGAgtctcctcccctcctgcccagCTGCCATAAAACGTCATGCAGCCCCTCCACTTTAGCACTAATTAAAAAACAGAGGGAAACTCCACCCAGCAGGAACTTTGCAAGAGCTTATCCATAGCATACGCATCACTCTCCTTCCCCTCAAGGCTTCCTGCTCGATCCTGACCTGGCCTCCAGCCACCATGGGATTCTGGGCCCGGATAAGGCTGCAGGTtggtggagcagcagctgcatcccCAGATGTGCTTCTGCAGGGCCACGAACAATCCAGTGCACAGAGCGGCAGTGGTTTAACAGCCCGGCCCCAAGACACCCCGCTCCGGAAACAACTCCAGCTCCTGCGTgtgcacagacagacacacatgcACTTGCAAACTTCCTTCCTGGTGCCTCCCAGCACCACGCACGGCCACACAGCCACCACGGCCGAGTGAGCACCCACTGCAGTCTCCACACCTGCTGCTGTGCAACGGGCAAACCAGCCCCACCACCCAGAGCCGTCCcacactggcacagccccatGCTGGTGCAGCCAGAGCTGTGCACCATCCCCAGTGATGAAGCAATAGCTCAAATCCATTTTTTTAAACCAGCAAAGCgttgcaaacaaacaacaaaaccagtttCTATGAGAAGCTTAATATCATTGAATTCCATTCCCAGAAATTACTGCGATTAACTGAAACTTGTCCAAAAGACATAGGTGTAGCCTGGAAAACTTTAGCTCAAATCATTGATGCTTAATAAAAGGATGAGGAACTACAAATATCTTTGGGGCAGAACAGCAGCAGAAGCTGTGGTCAGCAAGAAATACCCTAATGCATCTAGTTCACATCTTTACAAATCAGCAAAATTTAATCACTTAATTGATAGTCTCCAGTTAACTCACACGCAGCATACAACACAAAAAGAAACACAGCTTGGCTGAGGGCGATCGCTCCTGTCCCAACCTGAGCTCAGACAAACCCTGTCACCTCCAAAGGCACGTGTCCTTCTTCTGGTGTCTCCTGGTAGCAACTCGTAACGTGCATTCAAAGCACCCCATGGCTCCGTGGCATGTCCTGTGCAGGAAAGGGATGCTCATGTCCCAACGGCaaacaggagagggaaaaatGAGCCCTGGGAAAGCTGGAAGAGAAGAAGGCAAAGGCTGCGAgcaaggagcagggagggacgggCTGCTGGCACGCAACACGTGGGGTGTTTCTCCATCTCAATTTCAAAGCAGCTTGAGCAAAAGCTGAACAAGATTTTAGGACGTTTGGCAAGAGGTGGCAGCCACAGTGACAGCCGAGGTTCACCCAGTGCAGTGCCAGCCCCACTGCACAATCCGTGGCTCCTGCTCATCTATCCCAGCCAGGATCGATGCTGCAGGCATGGCCAGGTGGTGGGTGCAGGGTCCAGCCAGGATCGATACCGCAGGCATGGCCAGGCGGTGGGTGCAGGGTCCAGCCAGGATCGATGCCGCAGGCATGGCCAGGCGGTGGGTGCAGGGTCCAGCCCACGCTGTGCGTTGCTGCCCACCCCACTCGATAGTGCGGCTGCTCACAGCAGAACAAGACCTTTGTACAAACCTTTGCTGCAGGTGAGCAACGGCCCGAGGCTCCGGACAGTAAGAAGAGAGCCTGCTTTTATGTGCATGAAATCAAG
This DNA window, taken from Patagioenas fasciata isolate bPatFas1 chromosome 17, bPatFas1.hap1, whole genome shotgun sequence, encodes the following:
- the TPST2 gene encoding protein-tyrosine sulfotransferase 2, with amino-acid sequence MRVTTRRVLLVVGSVVAVMVTLHLGQQVLECQQVLSERRHRLMRPESEELVVMDSNHVEYRYSKEMPLIFIGGVPRSGTTLMRAMLDAHPEVRCGEETRIIPRVLAMRQAWSKSGREKMRLDEAGVTDQVLDSAMQAFILEVIAKHGEPARYLCNKDPFTLKSSVYLSRLFPNAKFLLMVRDGRASVHSMITRKVTIAGFDLNSYRDCLSKWNKAIEVMYAQCLELGRARCLPVYYEQLVLHPERSLRAVTAFLGIAWSDALLHHEELIGKPGGVSLSKIERSTDQVIKPVNMEALSKWIGHIPGDVLQDMAHIAPMLARLGYDPYANPPNYGHPDPLVVNNTHRVLKGDYKTPATLKGHPQVTQNTSSSH